The following proteins are encoded in a genomic region of Pseudodesulfovibrio mercurii:
- a CDS encoding putative zinc-binding protein: MSDCACSCQAAPKFVFSCSGAADVGEVADQAARAVSREGTAKVFCLAGIGGKVSGIVKSTEAADKVVAIDGCPLNCARKTLEEAGFTEFEHIQLSDLGLAKGQSPATPENIQTVMRAVTGALSK; the protein is encoded by the coding sequence ATGTCCGATTGCGCTTGTTCCTGTCAGGCGGCCCCGAAATTCGTGTTTTCCTGCTCCGGCGCGGCGGACGTCGGCGAGGTGGCGGACCAGGCCGCCCGCGCCGTGTCGCGCGAGGGCACGGCCAAGGTGTTCTGCCTGGCCGGCATCGGCGGCAAGGTGTCCGGCATCGTCAAGTCCACCGAGGCGGCGGACAAGGTGGTGGCCATCGACGGCTGCCCCCTGAACTGCGCCCGCAAGACCCTGGAGGAGGCGGGCTTCACGGAGTTCGAACACATCCAGCTGTCCGACCTCGGCCTGGCCAAGGGCCAGTCTCCGGCCACCCCGGAAAACATCCAGACCGTGATGCGGGCCGTGACCGGGGCGCTCTCGAAGTAG
- a CDS encoding permease: MSEQNNVSCACQSGAPKAAQDANDAHDAKGKTGVWRILLLQVLAVAAWYLLYKQLLPFADWFAYGLLGLDPASHLGSAVQFFVYDTPKVLMLLLLVVYGVGILRSFVTVNWTRAFLAGKRESAGNVLAALLGVVTPFCSCSAVPLFIGFMTAGIPLGVTFSFLIAAPMVNEIALVLLYGLLGWKVAALYFATGISIAIVAGWVMGRMRLEPYVEDWVREIRAGAAADEPNMTWKDRFAYALDSVRDIVGRVWKYVILGIAVGAAIHGYVPEGQLAGIMGSQAWWSVPLSVLLGIPMYTNAAGVIPVVEALLGKGAALGTTLAFMMSVIALSFPEMVILRKVLKPRLIAAFIGVVGCGILIVGYLFNAII, from the coding sequence ATGTCCGAACAGAACAACGTTTCCTGCGCCTGCCAGAGCGGCGCGCCCAAGGCGGCCCAAGACGCCAACGACGCCCATGACGCCAAGGGCAAGACCGGAGTGTGGCGCATCCTGCTGTTGCAGGTCCTGGCCGTGGCCGCGTGGTATCTTCTCTACAAACAGCTGCTGCCCTTTGCCGACTGGTTCGCCTACGGGCTGCTCGGGCTCGACCCGGCCAGCCACCTGGGCTCGGCCGTGCAGTTCTTCGTCTACGACACGCCCAAGGTGCTCATGCTCCTGCTGCTGGTGGTCTACGGCGTGGGCATCCTGCGCTCCTTCGTGACCGTCAACTGGACCCGGGCCTTCCTGGCCGGGAAGCGCGAGTCCGCGGGCAACGTCCTGGCCGCGCTGCTCGGCGTGGTCACGCCGTTCTGTTCCTGCTCGGCCGTGCCCCTGTTCATCGGGTTCATGACCGCGGGCATCCCCCTGGGCGTGACTTTCTCCTTCCTCATCGCCGCGCCCATGGTCAACGAGATCGCGTTGGTCCTGCTCTACGGCCTGCTCGGCTGGAAGGTGGCGGCCCTGTATTTCGCCACGGGCATCTCCATCGCCATCGTGGCGGGCTGGGTCATGGGCCGCATGCGGCTCGAACCCTACGTGGAGGACTGGGTCCGCGAGATCCGCGCGGGCGCGGCCGCGGACGAGCCGAACATGACCTGGAAGGACCGCTTCGCCTACGCCCTCGATTCCGTGCGCGACATCGTGGGCCGGGTCTGGAAGTACGTGATCCTCGGCATCGCCGTGGGCGCGGCCATCCACGGCTACGTGCCCGAAGGGCAGCTGGCCGGGATCATGGGTAGCCAGGCCTGGTGGTCCGTGCCCCTGTCCGTGCTGCTCGGCATCCCCATGTACACCAACGCGGCGGGCGTCATCCCGGTGGTCGAGGCCCTGCTCGGCAAGGGCGCGGCGCTGGGCACCACGCTGGCCTTCATGATGTCCGTCATCGCCCTGTCCTTCCCGGAGATGGTCATCCTGCGCAAGGTCCTCAAGCCGAGGCTCATCGCCGCCTTCATCGGCGTGGTCGGCTGCGGCATCCTCATCGTCGGCTATCTTTTCAACGCGATCATTTAG
- a CDS encoding thioredoxin family protein, giving the protein MKILVMGPGCPKCEQTEKTVREAVAEAGVEADIEKVKDFQEIAKYGIFSTPAVVIDGEVKVVGKAPSKKDVLGWLK; this is encoded by the coding sequence ATGAAGATTCTGGTCATGGGCCCCGGCTGCCCCAAGTGTGAACAGACCGAAAAGACCGTGCGCGAGGCCGTGGCCGAAGCGGGCGTCGAAGCGGACATCGAAAAGGTCAAGGATTTCCAGGAAATCGCCAAGTACGGCATCTTCTCCACCCCGGCCGTGGTCATCGACGGCGAGGTCAAGGTCGTGGGCAAGGCCCCGTCCAAGAAAGACGTGCTCGGCTGGCTGAAGTAA